A stretch of [Clostridium] innocuum DNA encodes these proteins:
- a CDS encoding HD domain-containing protein yields MKVIEHKHVIPIIRNTLNALDARLVDHGYRVAFLMEQTLRHAGLFKGKELRDIVMTCFLHDIGAYKTEEIEQLIQFETWDIYQHSVYGYLFLRNLSPLGPYADIILYHHIYYRKLRDHDIPYLLVSQLLSLCDRLDVYQLEKPLQNVEAFLRQFEEDYFSKEAIDLFLSADAQCHMLDQLYVQHQEVKVAVFDEIPFTESEGKAYLHMLSYAIDFRSEYMVAHTITTTSVSTTLAALCDYHPTEIEKVYYGALLHDIGKVAIPVTILDFPGRLSPQDMAVMQSHVTYSMKILHGVVDEEIEHIAVRHHEKLNGKGYPLGLKEEALTTSERIVAIADIISALIGKRSYKEAYDLEKIKEILQDMAEGQYLDDRIVQIACDNLPHILQTVKRDCTPVIAMYQEIRRDYEHRIAQLDR; encoded by the coding sequence ATGAAGGTCATAGAACACAAACACGTGATACCGATTATACGAAATACATTAAATGCACTGGATGCGCGGCTGGTGGATCATGGCTACCGTGTGGCTTTTTTGATGGAACAGACATTGCGTCATGCAGGACTCTTTAAAGGAAAGGAATTGCGGGATATTGTCATGACCTGCTTTCTTCATGATATAGGTGCTTATAAGACAGAGGAAATCGAGCAGCTGATTCAGTTTGAAACATGGGATATCTACCAGCATTCCGTATACGGCTATCTTTTCCTTAGAAATCTGTCCCCGCTCGGCCCGTATGCGGATATCATTCTATATCATCACATATATTACAGAAAGCTCAGAGATCATGATATTCCCTACCTTCTTGTGTCACAGCTTCTCAGCCTCTGTGATCGCCTGGATGTCTATCAGCTTGAGAAACCGCTTCAAAATGTGGAAGCCTTTCTTCGCCAGTTCGAGGAGGATTATTTCAGTAAGGAGGCGATTGATCTGTTCCTTTCCGCAGATGCACAATGCCACATGCTGGATCAGCTTTATGTGCAGCATCAGGAGGTAAAGGTAGCGGTCTTCGATGAAATACCGTTTACGGAATCAGAAGGAAAGGCATATCTGCATATGCTCAGCTATGCAATAGATTTCCGCAGTGAATATATGGTAGCACATACCATTACAACGACAAGTGTTTCCACAACACTTGCGGCGCTATGTGATTATCATCCGACAGAAATAGAAAAGGTGTATTACGGAGCCCTGCTGCATGATATCGGTAAGGTTGCCATACCGGTGACGATTCTTGACTTCCCGGGCAGACTCAGTCCGCAGGACATGGCAGTTATGCAGTCACATGTGACATATTCCATGAAAATTCTGCATGGTGTTGTCGATGAGGAAATCGAGCATATCGCTGTCCGTCATCATGAAAAGCTGAACGGCAAAGGCTATCCTCTGGGGCTGAAGGAGGAAGCTTTAACGACATCCGAACGCATTGTAGCAATTGCGGATATCATCAGCGCTCTCATAGGAAAGCGCAGCTATAAGGAAGCATATGACTTGGAGAAAATCAAAGAAATTTTACAGGACATGGCTGAGGGGCAGTATCTTGACGATAGGATTGTACAGATCGCCTGTGACAATCTTCCTCACATCCTGCAGACGGTGAAGCGCGATTGTACACCGGTAATCGCAATGTACCAGGAAATACGTCGTGATTATGAGCATAGGATAGCACAGCTTGACAGGTAA
- a CDS encoding helix-turn-helix transcriptional regulator has translation MQQQNDWYTGIDYFQSYKEQDILVEEQSLAQPVPLTRHERVELWYVLKGDGDILVNGVLHTVQQDSFLCLYAHHLYEVSCVRKPLRVLRIQFYIGLFMHAMWEKHPRGRNASLVYETPACLRCADSEVLQLFHRAQQESYGNAFGSRNMLMYIVLQIHMLFCRYALQESMEEEQSPVWKLIKRTIVASQEHTTLQDAAAKLQLHPRYLNQKIKDACGYSFTQLRSFGKIINACALLHFEDLSISYIVDLLSYSSTAAFYRQFQAWTGMSPLDYQKHRILDNAHFYCRKDLYLQIMQYLYLHFSQDITLEDMARECHRKSYELEQLLKQEYHTSWTQELMAVRVHQAAALLTATKRTITSIAMDCGFSSLAVFERHFAACMGCTPEQYRKQQSV, from the coding sequence ATGCAGCAACAAAATGACTGGTACACGGGGATTGACTATTTTCAATCCTATAAGGAACAGGATATACTGGTGGAGGAACAAAGCCTTGCACAACCGGTTCCGCTCACACGGCATGAACGCGTGGAGCTCTGGTATGTTTTAAAGGGGGATGGCGATATTCTGGTGAACGGGGTTTTGCATACCGTTCAGCAGGATTCCTTTCTCTGTCTGTATGCTCATCATCTGTATGAGGTTTCCTGTGTGCGAAAGCCGCTGCGGGTATTGCGAATCCAGTTTTATATCGGTTTGTTCATGCATGCCATGTGGGAAAAACATCCCAGAGGAAGAAATGCCTCTCTGGTATATGAAACTCCGGCCTGTCTTCGCTGTGCGGATAGCGAGGTACTCCAGCTGTTTCATCGGGCACAGCAGGAATCTTACGGCAATGCCTTTGGTTCCCGCAATATGCTGATGTATATCGTCCTGCAAATTCATATGCTGTTCTGCCGCTATGCATTGCAGGAATCCATGGAGGAGGAACAGTCACCTGTCTGGAAGCTGATCAAGCGCACAATTGTAGCCTCACAGGAGCATACCACACTGCAGGATGCGGCAGCAAAGCTGCAGCTGCATCCACGCTACCTCAATCAGAAGATCAAGGATGCCTGCGGTTACAGCTTTACCCAACTGCGCTCATTCGGCAAAATCATCAATGCCTGTGCACTGCTTCACTTTGAGGACCTATCCATTTCTTATATTGTGGATCTGCTTTCCTACTCCTCTACTGCTGCCTTTTACCGTCAGTTTCAGGCATGGACAGGAATGTCACCACTGGATTACCAGAAGCACCGGATTCTGGACAATGCTCATTTCTATTGCCGCAAGGATTTGTATTTGCAGATTATGCAATACCTCTATCTGCATTTTTCACAGGATATTACGCTAGAGGATATGGCGAGAGAATGCCATCGGAAAAGCTATGAGCTGGAACAGCTGTTAAAGCAGGAATATCATACGAGCTGGACACAGGAGCTGATGGCTGTTCGTGTGCATCAGGCGGCTGCCTTACTGACGGCGACGAAGCGTACCATCACATCGATTGCCATGGATTGCGGATTTTCATCTCTGGCTGTCTTTGAACGGCACTTTGCAGCCTGCATGGGCTGTACACCGGAACAGTATCGCAAACAGCAATCTGTATAA
- a CDS encoding peptide transporter has product MRELIRLTDYSKSDIFEIFKIADDLLKGKYINFLKGKTVVMFFPNTSIRTRVTFEKGVYLLGGQAVLFPTETLDKKEALQDVFGYLSNWADVLVVRHKDIHILEKIARYSSVPVINAMTDVNHPCEIISDLYTLSKIRDHFIKDKLLFCGENKNIGYAWKEASEVMGFDLEQCCGRGYEMEGIVSHHDIEKAILGKDIICTDSLPATTLDHFKKCKVTTHVMKKANKGAVLNPCPPFYRGEEISDDIIESEFFVGYEFKKYLLYIHQAIMIYCLI; this is encoded by the coding sequence ATGAGAGAACTTATAAGATTGACTGATTATAGTAAATCCGATATATTTGAAATTTTTAAAATTGCTGATGATCTATTAAAAGGGAAATATATAAACTTTTTAAAAGGGAAGACCGTAGTAATGTTTTTTCCTAACACTAGTATCAGAACAAGAGTTACATTTGAAAAGGGCGTCTATTTATTAGGTGGACAAGCTGTTTTGTTTCCAACGGAGACACTTGATAAAAAAGAAGCTTTGCAAGATGTTTTTGGATATTTAAGCAATTGGGCTGATGTTTTAGTCGTACGTCATAAAGATATTCATATCTTGGAAAAAATAGCAAGATATTCTTCGGTTCCAGTGATCAATGCAATGACTGATGTTAACCATCCATGTGAAATTATTTCTGATTTATATACACTTTCAAAAATAAGGGATCATTTCATAAAAGATAAACTTCTTTTTTGTGGAGAGAATAAAAATATAGGATATGCTTGGAAGGAAGCCTCTGAGGTTATGGGATTTGATTTAGAGCAATGCTGTGGTAGAGGATATGAAATGGAAGGAATCGTATCGCATCATGATATTGAAAAGGCCATTTTAGGTAAGGATATCATTTGTACTGATTCACTTCCTGCTACCACGTTAGATCATTTCAAGAAATGTAAAGTTACAACACACGTAATGAAAAAAGCAAACAAGGGAGCTGTATTGAATCCATGCCCGCCATTTTATAGAGGTGAAGAGATATCAGACGATATAATAGAATCTGAATTTTTCGTAGGATATGAATTTAAAAAATATTTATTATATATCCATCAAGCAATTATGATTTATTGTTTGATTTGA
- a CDS encoding helix-turn-helix domain-containing protein, with protein sequence MNLGNSLFHARKKSGLSQEEVAEKIGVSRQTISKWETNETVPDIYQSKKMAKLYKISLDELIEFDIDLQEIEEMIDKSDEKLNEKVNWTNAWGKKYPILLKYQTEVNTSNYAFRITKMFDEIKNEYGYSKQDAMLVLKDILYQSYKIWNK encoded by the coding sequence ATGAATTTAGGAAATAGTTTATTTCACGCAAGAAAGAAGAGTGGATTATCACAAGAGGAAGTTGCTGAAAAAATCGGCGTAAGCAGACAAACGATATCAAAATGGGAAACCAATGAAACAGTTCCAGATATTTACCAATCAAAGAAGATGGCGAAACTCTATAAAATTTCTTTAGATGAACTTATTGAATTTGATATTGATTTACAAGAAATTGAAGAAATGATTGATAAAAGTGATGAAAAACTAAATGAAAAAGTGAATTGGACAAATGCATGGGGAAAGAAATATCCTATACTCCTTAAATATCAGACAGAAGTGAATACTTCAAATTATGCTTTTCGAATTACAAAAATGTTTGATGAAATTAAGAATGAATATGGATATAGCAAACAAGACGCAATGTTAGTTCTAAAAGATATTTTGTATCAATCATATAAAATCTGGAACAAATAA
- a CDS encoding TetR/AcrR family transcriptional regulator, whose protein sequence is MKNKVLLNKSEKKKRIEEAALALFSCNEVHQISIDQIAQKAKVAKGTFYLYFHDKVQLINHLIVKESSSIINDALLEAKRQRIDDKIDELIFLIDHVIAYFCRHPEVIKLIQKNLSWNLVGGKLKEDDNYEVAVHMNSYCDFLVTLGYTRNEAYQLLFMILELVSTLCYTAIVLHQPDDIEQLKPMLFTTIRKMIERS, encoded by the coding sequence ATGAAGAACAAGGTACTATTGAACAAGAGTGAGAAAAAGAAACGGATTGAAGAAGCCGCACTTGCATTGTTTTCCTGCAATGAGGTGCATCAGATTTCCATTGATCAGATCGCCCAAAAAGCGAAAGTTGCCAAAGGTACGTTCTACCTTTACTTTCATGACAAGGTGCAGCTGATCAATCATCTCATCGTAAAGGAAAGCTCCTCGATCATCAACGACGCACTCCTTGAAGCCAAGCGGCAAAGAATTGATGATAAAATTGACGAACTGATTTTTCTGATCGACCATGTCATCGCCTATTTCTGCAGACATCCGGAGGTTATCAAGCTTATACAGAAAAACCTGTCCTGGAATCTTGTTGGCGGAAAGCTGAAGGAGGATGACAATTATGAGGTGGCAGTGCATATGAACAGCTACTGTGACTTTCTGGTAACACTCGGGTATACCCGAAATGAAGCCTATCAGCTGCTGTTTATGATTTTAGAGCTTGTTTCTACCCTGTGCTATACTGCAATCGTGCTGCATCAGCCGGACGATATCGAACAGCTGAAGCCAATGCTGTTTACTACGATTCGCAAAATGATCGAACGATCATAA
- a CDS encoding TetR/AcrR family transcriptional regulator produces the protein MKEKEMRRRPNQTEKTRRKIVEAIHVSMKEADLSDITIRSVCKKAGVSIGTFYLYFSCKEAALLYGYRQADEQFLALQLEEDAWSSIRKIMTCYLKMVTLEDMHAVRQIYICHIKYHDTYFFDEQRPIFQLLAAEVGKLVSETAVKDVTWGLLTTARGLIYHACCLKDEQIALDWHEKQLEELMDYLSYRVQKLQKGNT, from the coding sequence ATGAAAGAAAAGGAAATGCGGCGGCGGCCGAACCAGACGGAAAAAACAAGAAGAAAAATTGTTGAGGCGATTCATGTGAGTATGAAGGAAGCGGATCTCAGTGATATCACCATTCGAAGTGTATGTAAAAAGGCAGGTGTATCCATCGGCACCTTCTATTTATATTTTTCCTGTAAGGAGGCTGCTTTGCTGTATGGCTATCGTCAGGCGGATGAACAGTTTCTTGCATTACAGCTGGAGGAGGATGCATGGAGCAGCATTCGTAAAATCATGACCTGCTATCTGAAGATGGTCACGCTGGAAGACATGCATGCCGTGCGTCAGATTTATATCTGCCATATCAAATACCACGATACCTATTTCTTTGATGAACAGCGTCCGATTTTTCAGCTACTGGCGGCAGAGGTTGGAAAGCTGGTTTCAGAGACTGCAGTAAAGGATGTGACATGGGGACTGCTGACGACTGCCCGGGGTCTGATTTATCATGCCTGCTGTTTGAAGGATGAGCAGATAGCATTGGACTGGCATGAGAAGCAGCTGGAGGAGCTTATGGATTACCTTTCCTATCGTGTGCAGAAATTACAAAAAGGAAATACGTGA
- a CDS encoding MMPL family transporter → MKKLSDFIVKKRNLILLVAVLLLIPSVIGYARTKVNYDLLSYLPQDAESMIGQKSLSDDFNLASTGMLVVENMPDKNVSELKKEIKAIDGVKDVLWRDDVLDISIPKEILPKDVREMLYSDKGTLMVITFQEETSSQRTMDAIKTIKGYADRECYLGGFSAITEDTKDLMNEETPLYAVTAIILCMIVLFMGLESSIAPFVFVLGIVFPIVYNFGTNVFLGQISYITKALALVLQLGVTMDYSIFLLHRYQEEKKKSSDRDEAMSNAIQATFTSITSSSITTVAGFLALCAMQLTLGRDIGIVMAKGVVFGVLSTIIILPALLMLFDKYIEKWKHPILLKEPKKLPGFLTRHYKTILVVFVVIFIPMIYAQAHTNVYYDLNATMPKDFPSVIGTNKLKDQFHMTTTHFLLVDEKLENYEIKEICDSVEELPGVYSVVSYESLIGGGIPNELEPAAVKNILQNGGRKMILVNSTYRSATDEEDEQLNKIDTILHKYDKHAVIAGEGSLTRDLITTTDIDFKMVNILSVAAIFLIIAITFKSLALPVILVASIEFAICINMGIPFFTGTTLPFIASIVIGTIQLGATVDYAILMTTRYKEELSNGSTVIEAAKEAAAKSAPSIITSGLSFFAACIGVSFISKMDLIKSLCTLISRGAVISMLSILLVLPAMLIIFHKLIEKTTKGWPKANLK, encoded by the coding sequence ATGAAGAAGCTTTCTGATTTTATTGTAAAGAAAAGAAATCTGATTCTGCTTGTTGCCGTACTGCTGCTGATACCCAGTGTTATCGGATATGCGCGTACGAAAGTAAATTATGACCTGCTGAGCTATCTGCCGCAGGATGCCGAGTCCATGATCGGACAGAAGTCACTGAGTGATGACTTCAATCTGGCGAGCACCGGTATGCTGGTCGTTGAGAATATGCCGGATAAGAATGTATCGGAATTAAAAAAGGAGATCAAGGCGATTGACGGCGTTAAGGATGTCCTGTGGAGAGATGATGTTCTGGATATCAGCATTCCCAAGGAGATACTGCCAAAGGATGTTCGTGAGATGCTGTATTCTGATAAGGGAACACTGATGGTAATCACATTTCAGGAGGAAACCTCATCCCAGCGTACGATGGATGCCATTAAAACCATCAAGGGCTATGCCGATCGTGAATGCTATCTGGGCGGCTTTTCCGCCATCACTGAGGATACCAAGGATTTGATGAACGAGGAAACTCCGCTGTATGCCGTAACTGCCATCATCCTGTGTATGATTGTATTGTTTATGGGGCTGGAGTCCTCCATAGCACCGTTTGTCTTCGTTTTGGGAATCGTTTTCCCAATCGTCTACAACTTCGGAACCAACGTCTTTCTGGGACAGATATCCTATATCACCAAGGCACTGGCTCTGGTCCTGCAGCTGGGTGTCACGATGGATTACTCCATCTTCCTGCTGCACCGCTATCAGGAGGAAAAAAAGAAAAGCAGTGATCGTGATGAAGCCATGTCAAATGCGATACAGGCTACCTTCACCTCCATCACCAGCTCTTCTATAACGACTGTCGCTGGATTTCTGGCATTATGCGCAATGCAGCTGACCCTGGGCAGGGATATCGGTATCGTTATGGCAAAGGGTGTTGTATTCGGCGTATTATCGACTATCATCATCCTGCCTGCGCTGCTGATGCTGTTCGATAAATATATTGAGAAATGGAAGCATCCGATCCTTTTAAAGGAACCGAAAAAGCTTCCGGGCTTTCTGACAAGACATTATAAAACAATTCTGGTGGTCTTTGTCGTTATCTTCATTCCGATGATTTATGCACAGGCACATACCAATGTCTATTACGATCTGAATGCGACAATGCCTAAGGATTTTCCAAGTGTCATCGGTACGAATAAGCTGAAGGACCAGTTCCATATGACGACGACGCATTTCCTACTGGTGGACGAGAAGCTGGAAAATTATGAAATCAAGGAAATCTGTGATTCTGTGGAGGAACTACCGGGAGTTTATTCCGTCGTTTCCTATGAGAGTCTGATTGGCGGCGGTATTCCGAATGAGCTGGAGCCTGCAGCAGTGAAAAACATCCTGCAGAATGGCGGCAGAAAGATGATCCTGGTCAACAGCACCTATCGTTCCGCAACGGATGAAGAGGATGAACAGCTGAATAAGATAGATACGATACTGCATAAATACGATAAGCATGCGGTGATTGCCGGGGAAGGCTCATTAACCCGTGATTTGATTACTACGACGGATATTGATTTTAAAATGGTGAATATCTTATCTGTTGCCGCGATTTTTCTGATTATCGCTATCACCTTCAAATCGCTTGCACTACCGGTTATACTGGTAGCTTCCATCGAATTTGCAATCTGTATCAATATGGGGATTCCATTCTTCACCGGAACAACGCTTCCATTTATCGCCAGCATTGTCATCGGTACAATTCAGCTGGGAGCGACGGTGGATTATGCCATCCTGATGACAACACGCTATAAGGAAGAACTCAGCAACGGCAGTACGGTTATAGAGGCCGCGAAGGAAGCAGCAGCAAAATCTGCACCGAGTATTATCACATCCGGACTGTCCTTCTTCGCCGCATGTATCGGTGTATCCTTTATTTCCAAAATGGATTTAATCAAGAGTCTGTGTACGCTGATCTCCCGCGGGGCAGTGATTTCTATGCTTTCTATTCTGCTGGTACTGCCAGCTATGCTGATTATATTCCATAAGCTGATAGAGAAAACAACCAAGGGCTGGCCAAAAGCCAATCTGAAATAA
- a CDS encoding FAD-dependent oxidoreductase, which yields MFEKLFEPIRIRGMEVKNRIVLPAMGTKMAAEDGNVTQQIIDYQVARVKGGCGLNLSEVCAVHAPSAPRKFLALHNDSYIPSHKAFCDAIHEAGGKCGVQLWQGSLAASMDPKARILVASDLHVHGHTIPAVDVETIEEVVACFGAAAMRAVKAGYDCVEFHCGHNYLPHSFLSPAFNHREDAYGGTFEKRCKFPLDCIRAIRQSIPQDMPLLMRLDAQDDYLENGLTIEDVIAFCRLAKEAGVDVLDISRGNMITAGLKYEVPPIDIPKGFNVDNCARIRRETGMLCIAVGRINTPQLAEEILEQNKADMVVMGRAQLADADFCVKAKEGRLQEIVYCIGCDQGCYDGFTDPAAPFITCMRNPYLGKEAQDVLVPAQKPKRVLIAGGGVAGLEAACILKQRGHQPVVYEASDELGGQFVTAGKAPRKMEMKDAALSYGEKAKRLGILIHLNTPVDASLITEGSWDEVILAIGAEPIHLSIPGADQEHVYKSHDILNGKATASGHVAVIGGGLVGVETAEYLSEQGAAVTVIEMLDGVAKDLGALRKICVMESLYMHHIETVVNTSVKAVVENGVLVENEGVEQVIPCDSVVMAVGARARDHEALTEACEKKQIPYHIIGDAKKARRALQAIAEAHETARSL from the coding sequence ATGTTTGAAAAACTATTTGAACCAATCAGAATTCGCGGAATGGAAGTGAAAAACCGCATTGTGCTGCCGGCAATGGGAACGAAAATGGCGGCAGAGGATGGAAACGTGACACAGCAGATCATCGATTATCAGGTAGCGCGGGTAAAGGGCGGCTGCGGTCTGAACTTATCGGAGGTATGTGCAGTCCATGCGCCGAGTGCTCCCCGAAAATTTCTGGCACTGCATAACGATTCCTATATTCCATCACACAAGGCATTCTGTGATGCCATTCATGAGGCAGGTGGGAAGTGCGGTGTGCAGCTGTGGCAGGGAAGTCTTGCCGCAAGCATGGATCCAAAGGCAAGAATCCTGGTGGCCAGTGATTTGCATGTGCACGGGCATACCATACCGGCTGTGGATGTGGAGACGATTGAAGAGGTTGTCGCCTGCTTCGGCGCTGCGGCAATGCGCGCGGTGAAGGCCGGCTATGACTGTGTGGAATTCCATTGCGGACATAATTATCTGCCGCATTCCTTTTTGTCACCGGCATTCAATCACCGTGAGGATGCCTATGGCGGAACATTTGAAAAGCGCTGTAAATTCCCGCTGGACTGTATCCGCGCCATTCGTCAGAGCATACCGCAGGATATGCCGCTGCTGATGCGCCTGGATGCACAGGATGATTATCTGGAGAATGGCTTGACCATAGAGGATGTCATTGCGTTTTGCAGGCTGGCAAAAGAGGCCGGAGTAGATGTACTGGATATCTCGCGTGGTAATATGATAACAGCGGGGTTGAAATACGAGGTACCGCCGATTGATATACCAAAGGGCTTTAATGTGGATAACTGTGCCAGAATCCGTAGGGAAACCGGAATGCTGTGTATTGCGGTCGGACGTATCAACACACCGCAGCTGGCGGAGGAAATTCTGGAACAGAATAAGGCGGATATGGTTGTTATGGGACGTGCGCAGCTTGCCGATGCCGACTTCTGCGTAAAGGCGAAGGAAGGCAGACTGCAGGAAATCGTATACTGCATTGGCTGTGATCAGGGCTGCTATGACGGATTTACCGATCCCGCTGCTCCATTCATTACCTGTATGCGAAATCCATACCTTGGAAAAGAAGCACAGGATGTACTGGTACCGGCGCAGAAGCCGAAAAGGGTGCTGATCGCAGGTGGCGGTGTTGCCGGTCTGGAGGCAGCCTGCATACTGAAGCAGCGCGGTCATCAGCCTGTTGTATATGAAGCAAGCGACGAGCTGGGCGGTCAGTTTGTGACTGCGGGTAAGGCACCAAGGAAGATGGAAATGAAGGATGCGGCGCTGTCCTATGGAGAAAAGGCGAAGCGTCTTGGCATTTTGATTCATCTCAACACACCGGTAGATGCGTCGCTGATCACAGAGGGCAGCTGGGATGAGGTTATCCTTGCGATCGGAGCAGAGCCGATTCACCTGTCCATTCCGGGGGCAGATCAGGAACATGTATACAAATCCCATGACATATTGAACGGAAAAGCAACCGCATCCGGTCATGTCGCAGTTATCGGCGGTGGTCTGGTTGGTGTGGAAACTGCAGAATATCTGAGTGAACAGGGGGCAGCTGTTACCGTTATCGAAATGCTGGACGGCGTCGCGAAGGACCTTGGCGCATTGCGTAAAATCTGTGTTATGGAATCGCTGTACATGCATCATATCGAAACGGTTGTCAACACCTCGGTAAAAGCCGTTGTGGAAAACGGAGTACTGGTGGAAAACGAAGGAGTCGAGCAGGTGATTCCTTGTGACAGTGTCGTTATGGCCGTAGGTGCACGCGCAAGAGATCATGAGGCGCTGACAGAAGCCTGTGAGAAAAAACAGATACCGTATCACATCATAGGAGATGCCAAAAAGGCAAGAAGGGCACTGCAGGCGATTGCGGAAGCACATGAAACTGCACGTTCCCTGTAA
- a CDS encoding nucleotidyltransferase, with the protein MKDVTLVVLAAGMGSRYGGLKQIDPIGPNGEIILEMSAFDAIRAGFNKIVFIIKKAIEEDFKKAIGNKIAEHIKVEYVFQEMDACLPEGYEIPADRVKPWGTAHAILCCKNVIHEPFAVINADDYYGIASFQKLHDYLVSNADETAYSMVGFVLGNTLTDHGSVARGVCKVEDGKLAGVDERTRIEKREGKVQYYENDTWYDVDANSLVSMNMWGFTPKFMEEVEERFPTFLQETVKENPLKSEFYIPVTVDTLIREGKATVTVLSSDDKWYGVTYQEDKPMVKEGIRKLIEAGKYPVPLWSK; encoded by the coding sequence ATGAAAGATGTGACATTAGTTGTACTGGCGGCCGGTATGGGCAGCCGTTACGGAGGATTGAAGCAGATTGATCCGATTGGACCAAACGGAGAAATTATTCTGGAAATGTCTGCATTTGATGCAATTCGTGCAGGCTTCAACAAGATTGTTTTTATTATAAAGAAAGCGATTGAAGAAGATTTCAAGAAAGCGATTGGAAATAAGATTGCGGAGCATATCAAGGTGGAATACGTATTTCAGGAGATGGATGCGTGTCTGCCTGAGGGGTATGAGATACCTGCCGACCGTGTAAAGCCATGGGGAACGGCCCATGCCATTCTGTGCTGTAAAAACGTAATTCATGAACCGTTCGCCGTGATTAATGCGGATGATTACTATGGTATTGCTTCCTTCCAGAAGCTGCATGACTATCTGGTATCCAATGCGGATGAAACAGCATACAGCATGGTTGGCTTTGTTCTTGGAAACACCCTGACAGATCATGGCAGTGTTGCCCGCGGTGTCTGCAAGGTGGAAGACGGCAAGCTGGCAGGTGTTGATGAACGCACGAGAATTGAAAAACGCGAGGGCAAGGTACAGTATTACGAAAACGATACATGGTATGATGTGGATGCCAATTCTCTTGTTTCCATGAATATGTGGGGCTTTACTCCAAAATTCATGGAGGAAGTGGAAGAACGCTTCCCGACCTTCCTGCAGGAGACGGTGAAGGAAAATCCATTGAAGAGCGAATTTTACATTCCGGTGACAGTGGATACGCTGATCCGTGAAGGAAAAGCTACCGTAACTGTATTATCCAGTGATGACAAATGGTACGGTGTTACCTATCAGGAAGATAAGCCGATGGTAAAGGAAGGGATTCGCAAGCTGATTGAAGCTGGCAAGTATCCGGTACCGCTCTGGAGCAAATAA
- a CDS encoding nuclear transport factor 2 family protein encodes MYNTLLQLEKDFFKISKITDIIWLNDTLHDDFKEIGSSGLVFNKQDTMKALSSLKSNKEIAIYNFEFLNLKLDCWMVHYVTKDKNEMTYRTSIWLKEDRLKIIFHQATKLNGQHTLNES; translated from the coding sequence ATGTATAATACTTTGTTGCAATTAGAAAAGGACTTCTTCAAAATCAGTAAAATAACAGATATAATATGGCTTAACGATACCCTACATGATGATTTTAAAGAAATCGGTAGTTCAGGTTTGGTGTTCAATAAACAAGATACAATGAAGGCACTTTCTTCTTTGAAATCTAACAAAGAGATAGCGATATATAATTTTGAATTTCTAAATTTAAAATTGGATTGTTGGATGGTTCATTATGTAACGAAGGATAAAAATGAAATGACTTATCGTACATCTATTTGGTTAAAAGAAGATAGATTAAAAATCATATTTCATCAAGCAACGAAATTAAATGGTCAGCATACATTGAATGAATCTTAA